The Lactuca sativa cultivar Salinas chromosome 2, Lsat_Salinas_v11, whole genome shotgun sequence genome includes the window CAGGCAAGTCAACCGGGTAGTACACCACTAGTGATCCTGATGAGTCAGTGCAGCTTTCTTGTAGGATCAAGATGTTGGTATCTCTGGTATTTGTAACCTGTTACATCAATTGCCAATGTTAAAAGCAACTAGaactgaaaaaaaaacaaacataaatagCCCGATTTTCCCTGCCTCAAGCATTAATTCAGCTTACTTACCTGAAGAACAGATATGCAATTGCCAGGGTGAGCCCTGTTTGTGATACGTGTAATCTCTTGGACAGGTTTGTTGTTCGTGAGCACGTCCCACTATCAAAATTGAACAAGATCTAGTAAGGCGTTTCTTTTTTAAGTAATTAATTTAACATGGATAAAGCGTTGTCAGGATAAATAAGTTTGGAAAGATATTGAAAAAGATGATGGCGTATATACTTAGGTTTATGGAAGTGAAAAATAATTAAGGGATTACTTGTAAAAAGTTAGTACCTTTTTGGACTTTATATAAAAGAATCTTGTTCATAACAAGTcgttaaaagtaaaaaaataaaaataaacgatATATAGCTTAATAGATTAAGTTGCGTATCTTTTATGTAAACTACTGTAAAAAGAAACAACACTGGTAATTTGGTAAGTTATATATTGAAAATGATGACGGTATACTTAGGTTTATGGAAGCGAAAAATAATTAAGGGATTACTTGTAAAAAGTTAGTACCTTTTTGGactttatataaaaaaatcttGTTCATAACAAGTcgttaaaagtaaaaaaataaaaataaacgatATATAGCTTAACAGATTAAGTTGCGTATCTTTTATGTAAATTAGTGTAAAAAGAAACAACACTGGTAATTTGGTAAGTTATATATCGAAAAAGATAATGGTATACTTAGGTTTATGGAAGCGAAAAATAATTAAGGGATTACTTGTAAAAAGTTAGTACCTTTTTGGactttatataaaaaaatcttGTTCATAACAAGTcgttaaaagtaaaaaaaaaaaaataaacgatATATAGCTTAACAGATTAAGTTGTGTATCTTTTATGTAAATTACTGTAAAAAGAAACGACACTCGTAATTTGGTAAGTTATATATGAGTATGTTTATTATTAGTTACTTGATCTAGAATAAACAATTTAATGATAGAGAAAGTAAGGAAATGTGGTTTTCCCAATAAGTTCTTTGCCTATTGTTGGATATATAGTACCTTGGGGCGATTCTTTTCATCTCGAAGGAAATCAAAGAGAAACTGGGGAGAATGAGGTAGCCAAACAGTGGCAGCTGCACTAAGAACTGTGGTGTTCGGCTGAACACAGTCTGTAGATTTGTAAAGGTTGGCATGGATCTCAAAGTCATCAAAATCCGAGACACATGACCATTGATGATCATCAGAAGGACTAATAATCGCACAAAAGTTGTTCACCATTCGTTGTGCGAGATTCATCATGCTTTTCTTACCTTCAGCTGATGGAATCACTGTTCAAGAATTTGGACATTTTAATATGGAAATCCAGAATTAATAGTTCCAATTCTTTAAGATCACGAAAAGATTAATGAACATTATACCTCCTACTAGTTTACAAATCCAAGAATTACTCATTGTTTGACAAGCAATTCTTTCACTTGATCTTTGAAGACAAGCAACCCATCGTTCGGCTCCAAATGCTAATCCACTGTAGATAAGATCTCTGTAAAGCCTATGAACCGCTGTTTTCTCTTCGATTTCCACATGTTCAATCCAAGTAACCTGTGATTATGAAAATACAAAGGGGTTCTTGAAGATATTATGCACATATGATAATATAAGGTAAACCATATATATAGAAGATTTGGCAAACCTTTGAGTATCCGTTAGGCAGGCTTTGGATCAAACATCCAGAAGGAAGGCGTCGAGAATTGAATTGGGAATAAGGAAAGTTGCCATCTTGTGGAAGATGATATGAAAAATCAACAACTGCCCAAGTTTTTTGATCGATTTGTTGACAAAACCGAAAGAAAATGAATTGCCTTATTGGCACCACGGGTGAAGCCACCTGCAACTCTTCATACATCTGCAAACAATTGTGGATTTATGATCATTAACTAGTCCCAATGCCTACACAATGTTCCCATACATGATGCACATGCTCAAACCTTAGACCTAACTTATGGATTCTCACATCTTTATCCGCATACCAATGGGAAAATTACAAGGTGTGTATGTgcaatgtataaatatatattgaaCCCAAAATTGTCTCTCCAAAAGAACCATTGTGGAGAGAATGACGACTCTAACATATATAACCACTAATATTATTGTGTCGCACCGATGTAGGATACACTAACATGCACAAACGGACAACAGTATTGTCACGCCTCTTGTCTTGAAAAACAATAAGATAAGCAAAAAAAACCTTAAAAGCTAGCTGAAGAAATTAAATTACCAGTTGCAAGGAGCCACTTTTGTTGCCAAACGAACCATATGAGATCACTTCAAGAGTTCTTGCTTTTAACACAATAGTTGGAAACAAATCACCCCACTTAGTCTGATCAAGTAATGCTCCATTATGGTTAGTAAATAATATAAACACAAATGGAAATAGATCGCGAGAATGttgtatatataaataaaaaaagataCTTAACCGAATCGCTAAACATTTCCACAAGTTGCATACTATCCATCATCACGCCAGCCGTAGCACGTGATGCATCAGTCCAAAGATTATGGTTCTTCATGGAAGCGTTTGGTTTAGGGAATGTCCGCTTATAATTATCAATATCTAGAACATCCCTTCCATCAGCTGACTTTGACCAAAAAGGCTCATTAGTTTGGAATAGCTTCATCAACTCATCTAGAGCACTAGTCGCCATATCAGTAATTAGAGACTTGTGCATGCCCAAAAGGCGCAAAC containing:
- the LOC111887174 gene encoding homeobox-leucine zipper protein HDG11, whose translation is MALQGASGGGHDDHHEAPNHRRGKKRYHRYTKDQIQLLEATFNECPHPDEKMRLQLSQELGLTPRQIKFWFQNRRTQMKAKSEMVDTSLLKVENDKIRSENVGIKEALKNVICLTCGTTPSVQADCHEKQRLRNENAQLKEELQRVSSIVSYHIGRPLAPQLSLAHMEQSHLSSSDLSMVTYVGATQQSMIPIDSDGPSLDLDLLTSNDIRASASNTIHPSYSLRLLGMHKSLITDMATSALDELMKLFQTNEPFWSKSADGRDVLDIDNYKRTFPKPNASMKNHNLWTDASRATAGVMMDSMQLVEMFSDSTKWGDLFPTIVLKARTLEVISYGSFGNKSGSLQLMYEELQVASPVVPIRQFIFFRFCQQIDQKTWAVVDFSYHLPQDGNFPYSQFNSRRLPSGCLIQSLPNGYSKVTWIEHVEIEEKTAVHRLYRDLIYSGLAFGAERWVACLQRSSERIACQTMSNSWICKLVGVIPSAEGKKSMMNLAQRMVNNFCAIISPSDDHQWSCVSDFDDFEIHANLYKSTDCVQPNTTVLSAAATVWLPHSPQFLFDFLRDEKNRPKWDVLTNNKPVQEITRITNRAHPGNCISVLQVTNTRDTNILILQESCTDSSGSLVVYYPVDLPAINMAMNGEEVCVPLLPSGFVITTDGRHRSTMSTSRKEGCSAASTAGSLVTLVLQMVVSSQPGENLGAQSVATISNLIGGTVRKIKAAMNCPSPTT